The window GGTGTTTTGGCTGAGTTCACCGCAGGGATTGTAGTGTGGTGTGCTTCTGCAATGGGCATGTTGTTCGGCGAATTTATTCACGGTCCGAACGCTGCGCTTACAAAATTATTGTTCGGCATGGTCATTCGCATGGTGGTTCCATTGGCAGCCTGCCTAATGGTGCTGTTGGCCCAATCTCGATTGGCTAGCGCTGGATTCGTGTTTTATGTGTTGTTGTTTTACTTGACGGCATTGCCGATCGATACCACGCTGGCAGTGGTTAGATGCTCCGGTCCAAGGCCAGCTGGCGACTGGCGCGCGGGAAAGATCGAATTGTCCTGAAAATTTCGGGGCAAGAACACGAATAAATCGTCTTGTTATGGCCGAAGCTGATACCCAACACGAAAACTACTTGTCGCCTGAGCGTCTGTTCGGGCATGTTCAGGATGCCACGTACATCGATCTGCCCAAGTTTATGGGGGGGCGCATTTCTCTGACGGGCGAGAAAACCGAGGAACAGTTCAATGTCGAGGGTTATCACTTCCGTCTGACTAAGTTCATGCTCATCGAATTGGTCGTAGCCGTGTTGATGGCGGTCGTCTTTATCCGCCTGGCCAATCGCATGCGCAAAAGTGACATGCCCAAGGGCCGCTGGTGGAACATGCTGGAAGGAATGCTGGTGTTTATTCGCGATCAGGTGGCACATCCGGCCATTGGACATGATGCCGAGCGATTCTTGCCATTTTTGTGGCATGCGTTTTTTTTTATCTTGATCTGTAACTTGTTTGGATTGCTGCCGTGGGCTGGTTCCCCGACGGCATCGCTTTCGGTGACGGGCGCGCTGGCGATTTCCACGTTTGTGATTGTGTTGGCAACCGGTATGGGAAAATTTGGAGTTTTGGGATTCTGGAAAGCGCAGGTGCCCCATCTCGATTTGCCGCCTCTGTTGGCCGTGTTTCTGATTCCTATGATTTTCGTAATCGAAGTCGTTGGGATGTTCATCAAGCACGGCGTGTTGGCCATTCGTCTTCTTGCGAACATGATGGCTGGGCATTTAGTGCTTGCAGTAATCTTGGCCTTTATCGCGGCTACAGCCAGCAGCTTTTTGTTCTGGGGCGTGATGCCGGTCAGTGTTTTTAGCGTAGTTGCGCTCAGTTTATTGGAACTGTTGGTCGCATTTATCCAAGCTTATGTTTTCACATTTTTGTCGGCGTTGTTTATCGGCATGGCTGTCCATCCACATTGATTTGCTGGAGCAAGGCTGTCGGACCGAGAACAAGGCCCAACATCAAAGGAGATGCAAGAGTGAATAAGTTGACGCGGATTTTAGCCCTGTGTGTTGTGGTACTCTTAGCGGCTTCGCCCGCCCTGGCTCAGCCCCCCGCGAATGGTGGTACTCCGGCGCCGGCGCCCTTCAGCATGGATTTGGGAATTGCCCTAGGCGCCGGCATTGTGATTTTGGGCGCCGGTTTCGGCATTGGTCGCATTGGGGGTTCGGCCGTAGAAAGCATGGCCCGGCAGCCGGAAGTGGCCGACAAAATTCAAGGTGCGATGATTGTTTCGGCCGCGTTAATCGAAGGCGCCACGTTCTTCGCACTGTTGGTTTGCTTGCTGAAGTTGTTTATCAAATAAGCACGTTGCCGGCAATGTTTGTCCGGGTTGCCCGCCAAAACGTCGAGCTTGGATATTTTGGCAATGTGTTTTAGTAATTGATGAGGAAAAGTTATATGCGCCGCTTTTGCGAACGTTTATTCGGCAATCGACTGCGGTTGACGATGGTTGTTTGGTCCTGTGTGGTCTTAACCACCGGCTCGTCGGGTTTGACGATACCCGTGGTTAGTGTAGCCCACGCAGCCGACGAAACGAACGCCGTATCTACGCCAAGCGCTTCGGCGCCGGCTGATCATCCCGACCCTTTGCAGTTCAAAACGGATCTGGCGCTGTGGACATTCGTCGTGTTTGTGGTGCTGTTTATCGTGCTGAAGAAATTCGCGTGGGGACCAATTACCGAGGCACTCGATAAACGCGAGCATCACATTGCCGAGAACATCGAGGCTGCGCGCCGCAGGGATGAAGAAGCCCGTGAGTTGTTGGCCGAGTACGAACGCAAATTAGCTGGCGCCGCTGACCAGGTGCGGGCCATGTTGGACGAAGCCCGGCAGGCGGCTGAACACACCAAGCAGGAAATTGTGGCCGAGGCGAAAGCTGCTGCACAGGGAGAACACGAACGCGCGATGCGCGATATTCGCACCGCCACTGATGCTGCCGTGGAGCAGTTGTCGGAGCGCAGCGCCGATTTGGCTGTGCAATTGGCCGGAAAAATCATTTCCACCAAGCTCACGCCCGAAGAGCGTTCCCGCTTGGTGAAAGATTCACTGTCCAAATTCGCTAGCTCGGCACCAAGCAGGAATTGATTCATCACGTTCATCAACATCGCCGTTAGCCTCGGTAGCCGCGCCGGAGGCGATTATCAAATGCCTGAACCCCTCACCACACCCCGTCAATTCACGAAGCTTCCCACGTACAATACCGGCGCGTGGCGCACGGCGGTGGTTTATTCCGAGGCATTGGTGGCCTCTGCCGAAAAGGCCGGCGTGACCGAAGCAGTCGTGCAGGAGTTCGATTCGCTGATCGACGACGTGCTGGAAAAAATGCCCAAGCTGGAAGCCGTGTTAACCTCCGGCTTTGTCGACGAGGAGGTCAAAGAAGCAATGCTCAAAAAGGCATTTGCCAAACAGGCTTCGCCTGTGTTCCTGAGTTTTTTGCAGGTGGTGGCCCGGCATGGCCGGCTCGATATGCTGCGGCTCATTCACATGGCCGTGCACGAGGAATACAACCGCGTAAAAAATCGGGTACGGGTGTTAGTCAGTACTGCGGAGCCACTCGATGCAGCCACAGAACAAGTAATCGCCCAGGAAATCCAAAAGCGGCTGCACTTGCAACCGTTATTAGATAAACAAGTTCATCCCGAACTCATCGGCGGCATGGTATTGCGCGTGGGAGATCGGGTATTTGACGGGTCCATTGCCACGCAGCTACAGCGGCTGCGCGAAAGCATGCTCACCAGGAGTATCCATGAAATTCAAAGCCGACGAGATCGCTTCAGTTCTGCAAACTGAAATCGAGCAGTATCAATCGCACATCGACGTCCGGGAAGTCGGACGCGTATTGGAAGTGGGCGACGGCATCGCCCGGGTTTATGGCCTGTCCAGCGTGATGGCCGGCGAAATGGTCGAATTCCCAGGCGGCGTGACCGGCTTGGCCTTCAACCTGGAAGAAAACTCTGTCGGCGTTATCATTCTCGGCGATTATTTGAAAATCGAGGAAGGGGACGAAGTTCGCAGCACCGGACGGCTGTTAAGCGTGCCGGTAGGCGATGCCGTGATGGGTCGTGTGCTGGACCCGCTAGGCAATCCGCTTGATGGCAAAGGCCCTGTCGTCACGACTGAGCGCCGTCCTGTCGAATCGATGGCGCCTGGCATTGCTGGCCGTCAACCCGTGCGTGAACCGTTGCAAACAGGCCTGAAGGCGATTGATGCTATGACGCCCATCGGTCGCGGTCAGCGCGAGCTGATTATCGGTGACCGCAAAACCGGCAAAACGGCCATCGGTATCGACGCCATCATCAATCAAAAAAATAGCGGTGTGAAATGTTTTTACGTGGCGGTCGGGCAGAAAGATTCGTCGGTCGCCAATACCATTGAGGCCCTCCGCAAGTACGGCGCAATGGATTATACCACCGTCATTCTTGCCGGCGCTAGCGCCCCTGCCCCACTGCAATACATTGCTCCGTATGCGGGCACCGCCATGGCCGAATATTTCATGTACAACAAGGGACACGCCTTGATTGTGTACGACGATTTGTCGAAGCAAGCCCAGGCTTATCGCCAGCTTTCATTGTTGCTGCGTCGTCCCCCAGGCCGCGAGGCATATCCAGGCGATATTTTTTACGCTCACAGCCGGCTGCTGGAGCGTTCCGCAAAACTCAGTGATGATTTGGGCGCCGGCTCAATTACTTCGTTGCCCATTATCGAAACACTGGAAGGCGAGGTGTCGGCCTACATTCCCACCAACGTGATTTCGATTACCGACGGCCAAATTTACTTGCAGCCCAACTTATTTTTTTCCGGCATTCGTCCGGCCATGAACGTGGGCATTTCGGTCAGCCGCGTCGGTGGAGCCGCCCAAATCAAAGCCATGAAAAAGAAAGAAGTAGCCGGTGGCTTGCGTTTGGCTCTGGCTGCATTTCGTGAGCTGGAAGCTTTCGCTCAATTGGGCACCGATTTGGATGCCGCCACCCAGCAACAGCTCGACCGTGGTTACCGCATGGTCGAGTTGCTCAAGCAGGGGCAATACCAACCGATGGACGTGATCGACCAGGTGCTCAGCATTTACGCCGGCAACCAAGGCCACTTGGATCAAGTGCCTCGTAACCAGGTGGCTGCCTGGGAAAAGGCGTACCTGACGTTCATCAAAGATCAAAAGCCCGAGATCCGTAAGAAAATCGCCGACACCAAAGATTTAGATGCCGACACGATGAAGGCCCTCGACGTCGCCATCGAGCAATTCAAAACCCAATTCGGCGGCGCCAAAAAGAAAGAACCCGCACTAGCGAAAGTGTAATCAGCGGCGGTGTGATAAACGCTGAATGGAAAAGAGAGATGTAAAGCTGTGGGAATTTTGAAACGACCAGTAACGTCACTTAGAACTGATATGTGGATCGCCGCCACGATGGGCGGACTCTGCATTGGAATGGCTATCGTGTTTCCGAGCATTTGGAGTCCAGCGGCAATCCTTGCGGGAATAATCAATTTGATCAATGCGAAGAGATTACATGCCAAATTGCCGGATCCAAATTGCTAACCGCTAATTGCTAACCGCTTTTTTATGGCCAAAGCCCGCGCACTCGATAAACGCCGTCGCTCCGTCCGCAACATTCGCAAAATTACGCGGACCATGGAGTTGATCGCTACTGCGCGGTTCAAAAAGGCGATGGACCGCGCGCACGCCGCCACGGCTTACACCAAGCGCATCACCAAGCTCGTGGCCGATTTGTCGCAGGCCGGCCTGGAAGT is drawn from Pirellulales bacterium and contains these coding sequences:
- the atpB gene encoding F0F1 ATP synthase subunit A — encoded protein: MAEADTQHENYLSPERLFGHVQDATYIDLPKFMGGRISLTGEKTEEQFNVEGYHFRLTKFMLIELVVAVLMAVVFIRLANRMRKSDMPKGRWWNMLEGMLVFIRDQVAHPAIGHDAERFLPFLWHAFFFILICNLFGLLPWAGSPTASLSVTGALAISTFVIVLATGMGKFGVLGFWKAQVPHLDLPPLLAVFLIPMIFVIEVVGMFIKHGVLAIRLLANMMAGHLVLAVILAFIAATASSFLFWGVMPVSVFSVVALSLLELLVAFIQAYVFTFLSALFIGMAVHPH
- the atpA gene encoding F0F1 ATP synthase subunit alpha encodes the protein MKFKADEIASVLQTEIEQYQSHIDVREVGRVLEVGDGIARVYGLSSVMAGEMVEFPGGVTGLAFNLEENSVGVIILGDYLKIEEGDEVRSTGRLLSVPVGDAVMGRVLDPLGNPLDGKGPVVTTERRPVESMAPGIAGRQPVREPLQTGLKAIDAMTPIGRGQRELIIGDRKTGKTAIGIDAIINQKNSGVKCFYVAVGQKDSSVANTIEALRKYGAMDYTTVILAGASAPAPLQYIAPYAGTAMAEYFMYNKGHALIVYDDLSKQAQAYRQLSLLLRRPPGREAYPGDIFYAHSRLLERSAKLSDDLGAGSITSLPIIETLEGEVSAYIPTNVISITDGQIYLQPNLFFSGIRPAMNVGISVSRVGGAAQIKAMKKKEVAGGLRLALAAFRELEAFAQLGTDLDAATQQQLDRGYRMVELLKQGQYQPMDVIDQVLSIYAGNQGHLDQVPRNQVAAWEKAYLTFIKDQKPEIRKKIADTKDLDADTMKALDVAIEQFKTQFGGAKKKEPALAKV
- the atpE gene encoding ATP synthase F0 subunit C, whose product is MNKLTRILALCVVVLLAASPALAQPPANGGTPAPAPFSMDLGIALGAGIVILGAGFGIGRIGGSAVESMARQPEVADKIQGAMIVSAALIEGATFFALLVCLLKLFIK
- the atpF gene encoding F0F1 ATP synthase subunit B, with product MRRFCERLFGNRLRLTMVVWSCVVLTTGSSGLTIPVVSVAHAADETNAVSTPSASAPADHPDPLQFKTDLALWTFVVFVVLFIVLKKFAWGPITEALDKREHHIAENIEAARRRDEEARELLAEYERKLAGAADQVRAMLDEARQAAEHTKQEIVAEAKAAAQGEHERAMRDIRTATDAAVEQLSERSADLAVQLAGKIISTKLTPEERSRLVKDSLSKFASSAPSRN
- the atpH gene encoding ATP synthase F1 subunit delta, with the protein product MPEPLTTPRQFTKLPTYNTGAWRTAVVYSEALVASAEKAGVTEAVVQEFDSLIDDVLEKMPKLEAVLTSGFVDEEVKEAMLKKAFAKQASPVFLSFLQVVARHGRLDMLRLIHMAVHEEYNRVKNRVRVLVSTAEPLDAATEQVIAQEIQKRLHLQPLLDKQVHPELIGGMVLRVGDRVFDGSIATQLQRLRESMLTRSIHEIQSRRDRFSSAN